The nucleotide window TTCTACAGAAGCAGCGTTAAGATCTTGCATTTTTGCTTCAGCGATTTCACGAACTTTGTCGCGAGATACTTTAGCAACTTTTTTCTTATTTGGTTCTCCTGAAGCAGTTTCAATTCCAGCAGCTTTCTTAAGCAGAATTGGAGCTGGCGGAGTCTTGGTTATAAAAGTAAAGGATCTATCTTCGAATACGGTAATTTCAACTGGAATAATAAGACCAGCTTGACTAGCGGTTCTTTCATTAAAATCCTTAACAAATGCCATAATATTCACACCAGCTTGACCGAGTGCAGGG belongs to Pelosinus sp. IPA-1 and includes:
- the rplK gene encoding 50S ribosomal protein L11 encodes the protein MAKKVVKLVKLQVPAGKATPAPPVGPALGQAGVNIMAFVKDFNERTASQAGLIIPVEITVFEDRSFTFITKTPPAPILLKKAAGIETASGEPNKKKVAKVSRDKVREIAEAKMQDLNAASVEAAMRMIEGTARSMGIDIVD